The proteins below are encoded in one region of Thermotoga sp.:
- a CDS encoding helix-turn-helix domain-containing protein has product MKEFLTRKDIMELFNISRSTVIRMEKRGELKPIRISPRKIVYRREDIEELLQSKMKGAKE; this is encoded by the coding sequence ATGAAGGAATTCCTGACAAGAAAGGACATCATGGAGCTTTTCAATATCTCCAGGTCAACGGTAATTCGCATGGAAAAACGTGGAGAGCTCAAGCCCATTCGGATATCTCCACGAAAGATTGTCTATCGACGTGAGGATATTGAAGAACTTTTGCAAAGCAAGATGAAAGGGGCGAAAGAATGA
- a CDS encoding toprim domain-containing protein → MKQKEKKPAPVSEAGLLEEILNRLDDVKEYPRGYRARCPKKSYHKHGDANPSFWIAKTGVFKCLKPGCPLHEGGHIRYLAEELGIEVRDEESPRDEGLHRKAIEYISKRLGFDNEAEARKFMRRFNIKPARFQGMEGVMIDLLNGVKKFRSFEGKEYRAIGKSDEVPFSTLIDVADPSKHMSVVVTEGTFDALTFWRLGIPAISTEGGHYSPQKVVEWVVQNHLVAHLAFDNDEAGREYLKKCIKEFSSKGESCYILPIPENYKDVNEAFMELGTEWLKEAVANRMHFIEWVASEHQHLLRKFEESGDPIYRLMFVKRLLYYYQRCRDPHTYDAIVEVFSRYGISLDLFDEVLEQIELARIDEEKRTQVISKMKETIQRIEEGYPLDQELETLKASLANYKTVEIRTIDQNPGLIDFEEDQPIYLPLLPEIRLYPSDILLISSPTKSGKTTLALNLAKELLDQDYKVLFVTYELLAKQIMNFFTGVVKGKRFSEVTNKDRREIAELYAGKFAIEEGLTIEEISAYVRAWQPSAFIIDYDQLIRTTGRFESEERRVSFIVQTLKSLALDTQSLCVLLSQENEEGQARWSREKEFFASVHLHLEKQDDIIACEVKLNRYGKAGIKINLQVDWSTRQVTPLHKEVPL, encoded by the coding sequence ATGAAGCAAAAAGAGAAAAAGCCTGCCCCTGTGAGTGAGGCAGGCTTGTTGGAGGAAATCCTCAACCGTCTGGACGATGTTAAGGAATATCCCCGCGGGTACCGTGCCCGCTGTCCAAAGAAATCATATCACAAACATGGTGACGCCAATCCCAGCTTCTGGATTGCCAAAACAGGTGTATTCAAATGCTTAAAGCCTGGCTGTCCTCTCCATGAAGGTGGACACATCCGCTATTTAGCAGAGGAGTTAGGCATTGAGGTCAGGGACGAAGAAAGCCCGAGAGATGAGGGATTACACAGGAAAGCCATTGAGTACATCTCTAAAAGGCTTGGGTTTGACAATGAAGCGGAAGCAAGAAAATTCATGAGACGCTTTAATATCAAGCCTGCACGATTTCAAGGCATGGAAGGGGTCATGATTGACCTCCTCAATGGAGTGAAAAAATTCAGGTCATTTGAAGGAAAAGAATACCGTGCAATAGGAAAAAGTGATGAGGTTCCCTTTTCTACCTTGATAGATGTCGCTGATCCTTCAAAGCACATGTCGGTTGTCGTAACTGAGGGAACTTTTGACGCTTTAACTTTCTGGCGATTAGGAATACCTGCCATCAGTACAGAGGGAGGACATTATTCGCCTCAGAAGGTAGTTGAATGGGTAGTGCAGAACCATCTTGTTGCACATCTGGCATTTGACAACGATGAAGCTGGAAGAGAGTACCTCAAAAAGTGCATAAAAGAGTTTTCGAGCAAAGGCGAATCGTGTTATATTTTGCCGATTCCTGAAAACTACAAAGACGTCAACGAGGCTTTTATGGAACTCGGAACAGAATGGCTAAAGGAAGCAGTTGCGAATCGAATGCACTTCATAGAATGGGTAGCATCTGAACACCAGCACCTTTTGAGGAAGTTCGAAGAGTCTGGCGATCCCATATACCGTCTCATGTTCGTTAAGCGACTGCTGTACTACTATCAACGTTGTAGAGATCCACACACCTATGACGCAATTGTTGAAGTCTTCAGTCGGTACGGCATTTCTCTCGATCTCTTTGACGAAGTTCTTGAACAAATAGAACTGGCACGGATAGACGAGGAAAAACGAACGCAAGTAATTTCCAAAATGAAGGAAACCATCCAGCGAATTGAGGAAGGCTATCCACTTGACCAAGAACTTGAAACCCTGAAAGCTTCTTTAGCAAATTACAAGACAGTGGAGATACGGACGATAGATCAAAATCCCGGCTTGATTGATTTTGAAGAAGATCAGCCTATTTATTTGCCGTTGTTGCCTGAAATTCGACTGTACCCTTCCGATATCCTTCTGATCTCCTCACCTACAAAAAGCGGAAAAACAACCTTAGCCCTCAATCTGGCGAAGGAGTTACTTGATCAGGATTACAAAGTGCTTTTTGTCACGTATGAACTCCTTGCCAAGCAAATCATGAACTTCTTTACCGGCGTAGTGAAAGGAAAACGCTTTTCAGAAGTAACGAACAAAGACAGAAGAGAAATAGCAGAGTTATACGCCGGTAAATTCGCCATTGAGGAAGGGCTTACAATTGAGGAAATCTCTGCATATGTGAGAGCCTGGCAACCTTCCGCCTTCATTATTGACTACGACCAACTTATCCGCACTACTGGACGTTTCGAGAGTGAAGAAAGACGAGTTAGTTTTATCGTTCAGACTCTAAAAAGCTTAGCCCTAGACACCCAAAGCCTTTGTGTCCTTCTCTCACAAGAAAATGAAGAGGGACAAGCAAGATGGAGCAGAGAAAAGGAATTCTTTGCAAGTGTACACCTGCATTTAGAAAAGCAAGACGATATTATTGCCTGCGAAGTCAAACTGAACCGCTACGGAAAAGCCGGCATAAAGATCAATCTACAAGTTGATTGGAGCACTCGCCAGGTGACTCCTCTTCACAAGGAGGTGCCTCTATGA